Proteins encoded by one window of Silvibacterium dinghuense:
- the mutS gene encoding DNA mismatch repair protein MutS, with protein MSDINPSQNEAAQTPLMRQYWAAKRQHPDALLFFRMGDFYELFYEDAKVASRELQLTLTARDREKTQPMCGMPYHSVEGYITRLLRKGYRIAICEQLEDPKLTKKIVKRDVTRVLTPGTAIDPTLGSSENNYLAAVHTDGTTIGLAFLDLSTGDFRATEFTGAAAQQQAADELEKLGATEVLANPGSGLLDKSPELAAALSRSRTKTSVDDYAFSADYALPLLERQLGALSLEGFGLSQHRAAAVAAGVIVHYVRQTQQNDASHVDAIRYYERNQHMHLDQVTVRNLELLEPIFTDAGANATLFRSLDCLMTPMGKRLLRSSLLRPLLEPADIQHRYDAVAECRGDLIQREQIRRALGGILDLERLLARLSLDSAGPRDLLAMAASIRHLPELRADLALLNTHLWKSAHERLDTLEDLHQDIAGTLVPEPPLTLADGGVIATGIHAELDDLRAISHSGRSSIAAIEERERQRTGISSLKVRFNNVFGYYIEITKSNLANVPADYERKQTLVNAERFTTPELKEYETKVLTAHDRSIEIEKQIFGELRRRIMAGSGRIRKTSMIVAEIDLLASFAHLAAARGYTQPLLAETSVLEIVSGRHPVIECLMEEAGEGRFIPNNLYLDTDGPSLLLLTGPNMGGKSTYLRQAALLAIMAQIGSFVPAERMRYGIVDRVYTRIGASDNVARGRSTFMVEMMETATILNTATSQSLILLDEMGRGTSTYDGLALAWATVEHLHARVGARTLFATHYHELTILAEQLTKLKNLRVAVKESPQGIVFLHSIEDGPANKSYGIDVARLAGLPAPVIQRARQVLKQHERSERMQVAAEAEAPLQMTMFTPLSQHVIDRLEQTDVNSLTPLQALNLLEELKTEIKAGQSAR; from the coding sequence GTGTCTGATATCAACCCATCGCAAAACGAAGCCGCGCAGACTCCACTCATGCGCCAGTACTGGGCCGCCAAGCGCCAGCATCCCGACGCCCTGCTCTTCTTCCGCATGGGCGACTTCTACGAGCTTTTCTACGAGGACGCCAAGGTTGCTTCGCGCGAGCTGCAGCTCACGCTCACCGCGCGCGACCGCGAGAAGACGCAGCCCATGTGCGGCATGCCGTATCACTCGGTCGAGGGCTACATCACGCGCCTGCTGCGCAAGGGCTATCGCATCGCCATCTGCGAACAGCTCGAAGACCCGAAGTTGACCAAGAAGATCGTCAAGCGCGATGTCACCCGTGTGCTCACGCCGGGCACTGCTATCGATCCCACGCTTGGCTCGAGCGAGAACAACTACCTTGCGGCCGTCCATACCGATGGCACCACCATCGGCCTGGCCTTCCTCGATCTCTCGACCGGCGACTTCCGCGCCACTGAGTTCACCGGCGCCGCCGCGCAGCAGCAGGCCGCCGATGAGCTGGAAAAGCTCGGCGCAACTGAAGTTCTGGCTAATCCGGGCAGTGGGCTGTTGGACAAAAGTCCGGAGCTGGCAGCCGCGCTCTCGCGCTCGCGCACAAAGACCAGCGTCGACGACTACGCCTTCAGCGCCGACTACGCACTGCCGCTGCTCGAGCGGCAACTCGGCGCGCTTTCGCTCGAAGGCTTCGGGCTCTCGCAGCATCGCGCGGCCGCAGTCGCCGCCGGCGTCATCGTCCACTATGTTCGCCAGACGCAGCAGAACGACGCCTCGCACGTCGACGCCATCCGCTACTACGAGCGCAACCAGCACATGCACCTTGACCAGGTGACCGTGCGCAATCTCGAGTTGCTTGAACCCATCTTTACCGACGCAGGCGCCAATGCGACGCTCTTCCGCTCGCTCGACTGCCTGATGACACCGATGGGCAAACGTCTGCTGCGCTCATCTCTCTTGCGCCCGCTCCTTGAACCAGCAGACATTCAGCATCGTTATGACGCCGTTGCCGAATGCCGGGGAGATCTCATCCAGCGCGAACAGATTCGCCGCGCGCTCGGCGGCATCCTCGATCTCGAACGCCTGCTCGCCCGCCTCTCGCTCGACAGCGCAGGCCCGCGTGACCTGCTGGCTATGGCCGCCTCGATCCGGCATCTGCCAGAACTCCGCGCCGACCTCGCATTGCTCAACACGCATCTCTGGAAGAGCGCGCACGAGCGTCTGGACACACTGGAAGACCTGCATCAGGACATTGCAGGCACGCTCGTGCCTGAGCCTCCGCTCACACTCGCCGATGGCGGCGTCATCGCGACCGGCATCCATGCCGAACTCGACGACCTGCGAGCCATCAGCCACAGCGGCCGCTCGTCCATCGCAGCCATCGAGGAACGAGAGCGCCAGCGCACCGGCATTTCCTCCTTGAAAGTTCGCTTTAACAACGTCTTCGGCTACTACATCGAGATCACAAAATCGAATCTCGCCAATGTTCCCGCGGACTACGAGCGCAAGCAAACCCTCGTTAACGCCGAGCGCTTCACGACTCCTGAGCTGAAGGAGTACGAGACCAAGGTTCTGACTGCGCATGATCGCTCCATCGAGATCGAAAAGCAGATCTTCGGCGAGCTCCGCCGGCGCATCATGGCCGGATCTGGCCGCATCCGCAAGACCAGCATGATCGTTGCTGAGATCGATCTGCTTGCAAGCTTCGCGCATCTCGCTGCAGCACGCGGCTATACGCAGCCACTGCTAGCCGAGACATCTGTCCTGGAGATTGTCTCCGGCCGCCATCCAGTCATCGAATGCCTGATGGAAGAAGCCGGCGAAGGCCGTTTCATTCCCAACAATCTTTATCTCGATACAGACGGACCCAGCCTGCTGCTGCTCACCGGCCCCAACATGGGCGGCAAATCGACCTATCTGCGGCAGGCCGCATTGCTCGCCATCATGGCTCAGATCGGCTCCTTCGTACCTGCGGAGCGCATGCGCTACGGCATTGTCGATCGCGTCTACACGCGCATCGGCGCCAGCGATAATGTTGCCCGCGGCCGCTCCACCTTCATGGTAGAGATGATGGAAACGGCGACCATCCTTAACACCGCTACATCACAGTCGCTGATTCTTTTAGACGAGATGGGCCGCGGTACTTCGACCTACGACGGCCTTGCCCTTGCCTGGGCAACCGTCGAGCATCTGCATGCCCGCGTCGGCGCGCGCACGCTCTTCGCCACGCACTATCACGAGCTCACGATCCTTGCCGAACAGCTTACAAAGCTTAAGAATCTGCGCGTTGCCGTCAAGGAATCGCCACAAGGCATCGTCTTTCTGCACTCCATTGAGGACGGCCCGGCCAACAAGAGCTACGGTATCGATGTTGCCCGTCTCGCAGGCCTGCCTGCACCGGTGATCCAGCGCGCGCGTCAGGTACTCAAGCAGCATGAGCGCTCCGAGCGCATGCAGGTTGCCGCAGAAGCTGAAGCTCCATTACAGATGACCATGTTCACACCGCTCTCGCAGCACGTCATCGACCGGCTCGAACAGACCGATGTCAATTCTCTGACTCCCCTCCAGGCACTCAACCTGCTCGAGGAGCTCAAGACCGAAATCAAGGCAGGCCAGTCCGCACGATGA
- a CDS encoding ABC transporter substrate-binding protein, with amino-acid sequence MPNRLLRAVAASLLACALAACGHRSSDSDTVTMLIESSPTSLDPRIGTDAQSERIYSLLFDPLVARNNRFGLDPALALSWQVPDPQTYIFHLRSGVHFQDGRPLTARDAKWTIDSILNGTVITVKSGSYRTIQSVDTPDPLTLVIHLKKPDPALLWNLCDGAFGVVPYGSGSDFWRHPVGSGPFRFVSQTIDKDVNIERSPNYWSTPAQLARVRFAVVPDATTRALELEKGSADVEVNALTPDMIETLRKQPSLTVEDGPGTTLAYTVFNMHDPLLKDARIRRAIALGINRPLIIQSLLCGEARVADSVLPPEQPLYWSAHGTPDEVSYNPARANALLDAAGYRRGPDGIRFHLGMKTSTDETTRLLAVILQQQLSQIGIALDLRSFEFATFYADLVKGAFQLAPSRWIGGNEQPDIFHYAYSATSFPPHGGNRGYYASPQLDALLDDAAATTSDSQRSDDYRKIQQVLAHDLPSLNLWYLDTVIVHSRRLTHVTTAPSGNFEFLKTATLSH; translated from the coding sequence ATGCCTAATCGTCTGCTCCGTGCCGTTGCGGCCTCGCTGCTCGCCTGTGCTCTCGCTGCCTGTGGCCATCGCAGCTCCGACAGCGACACTGTCACCATGCTCATCGAGAGCAGCCCCACCAGCCTCGATCCCCGCATCGGCACCGATGCGCAATCGGAGCGCATCTACTCCCTGCTCTTCGATCCCCTCGTCGCGCGCAATAATCGATTCGGCCTCGATCCCGCGCTTGCCCTCAGCTGGCAGGTCCCTGATCCGCAGACCTACATCTTCCACCTGCGCAGCGGAGTTCACTTCCAGGATGGCCGGCCGCTTACCGCACGCGATGCCAAGTGGACCATCGACTCCATCCTCAACGGCACCGTCATTACGGTGAAATCCGGATCCTATCGAACGATACAGTCCGTCGACACACCGGATCCGCTCACGCTCGTCATCCATCTGAAGAAGCCCGATCCCGCATTGCTCTGGAATCTCTGCGACGGCGCTTTCGGCGTCGTTCCCTACGGCAGTGGCAGTGACTTCTGGCGCCACCCTGTCGGCAGCGGCCCTTTCCGCTTCGTAAGCCAGACGATCGATAAGGATGTGAACATCGAGCGCTCCCCTAATTACTGGAGTACGCCTGCACAGCTTGCGCGGGTGCGATTCGCCGTCGTACCGGATGCCACAACACGTGCGCTTGAGCTGGAAAAAGGCTCCGCAGATGTTGAGGTAAACGCACTCACGCCGGATATGATCGAAACGCTGCGCAAACAGCCCTCGCTCACAGTGGAAGACGGACCCGGGACTACGCTTGCATACACCGTCTTCAACATGCACGACCCGCTGCTCAAGGATGCACGCATCCGCCGCGCCATCGCGCTCGGGATCAACCGTCCGCTCATCATCCAGTCTCTCCTGTGCGGAGAGGCCCGAGTTGCCGACAGCGTTTTACCTCCGGAACAGCCCCTCTATTGGAGCGCTCACGGCACTCCGGATGAAGTTTCCTACAACCCGGCGCGCGCCAATGCCCTGCTCGATGCCGCCGGATATCGTCGCGGTCCTGACGGCATCCGCTTCCATCTCGGGATGAAGACATCCACCGACGAAACCACGCGCCTGCTTGCCGTCATTCTGCAACAGCAACTGTCACAAATTGGCATCGCGCTGGATCTGCGCAGCTTTGAATTCGCTACGTTCTATGCGGACCTGGTCAAGGGAGCCTTCCAGCTCGCTCCTTCGCGCTGGATCGGCGGAAACGAGCAGCCTGACATCTTTCACTATGCTTACTCGGCTACGAGCTTCCCGCCTCACGGCGGAAACCGCGGCTATTACGCCAGCCCGCAGCTCGATGCCCTGCTCGATGACGCGGCAGCCACCACCAGCGACAGCCAGCGCAGCGACGACTACCGGAAGATTCAACAGGTTCTCGCCCATGATCTGCCGTCGCTGAACCTCTGGTATCTCGATACCGTCATTGTCCACTCGCGCCGCCTCACCCATGTCACGACAGCGCCCTCAGGCAATTTCGAGTTCCTCAAGACAGCGACGTTGAGCCACTGA
- a CDS encoding anhydro-N-acetylmuramic acid kinase, producing the protein MKKSMIVAGIMSGTSADGIDVALVRITPGPSGPRLKLLAHYAERYPARLRAAVLAAMNASAISAAELARLNWRLGLAYADSVTTAVTKYGFRPDLIGCHGQTIYHQGKSEPYLGQHFACTWQIGEASLIAAKSRVPVVSNFRPADMAAGGQGAPLVPFLDYTLFRHPRRARVLQNLGGIANLTVIPRDASPDQILAFDTGPANMIIDALMEQLYAKRFDRNGAVARRGKVLSEVTNTLLRDRYFAAPPPKSCGREEFGADYTTRFLALCKQHSNCPEDAIATATAFTAETIADAWQRFVAPRINGQPVDYIVAGGGAQNPTLMRMLSERLTPLGARVLTIDETGLPAQAKEAAAFALLAWQTWHYLPSNIPAATGASRPAILGQITYA; encoded by the coding sequence ATGAAGAAGAGCATGATCGTCGCCGGCATCATGAGCGGTACTTCCGCAGACGGCATCGACGTCGCCCTGGTGCGCATCACTCCTGGCCCCTCTGGTCCGCGTCTCAAGCTGCTCGCGCACTATGCCGAGCGTTACCCCGCCAGGCTTCGCGCTGCAGTGCTCGCTGCCATGAATGCGTCTGCGATCTCCGCGGCAGAGCTTGCCCGCCTGAACTGGCGTCTTGGCCTTGCCTATGCCGATTCTGTCACCACAGCAGTGACAAAATATGGTTTTCGTCCCGATCTCATCGGTTGCCACGGCCAGACTATCTACCACCAGGGCAAAAGTGAGCCGTATCTCGGTCAGCATTTCGCGTGCACATGGCAGATCGGCGAGGCCTCACTCATTGCTGCGAAGTCCAGGGTACCCGTCGTCTCAAACTTCCGCCCCGCCGATATGGCCGCAGGCGGACAAGGCGCGCCGCTCGTTCCCTTTCTCGACTACACGCTCTTCCGCCATCCTCGGCGCGCACGCGTGCTGCAGAATCTCGGCGGCATTGCCAACCTCACGGTCATCCCACGCGATGCCTCTCCCGATCAGATCCTGGCCTTCGACACTGGTCCAGCAAACATGATCATCGATGCGCTCATGGAGCAGCTCTATGCAAAGCGCTTCGATCGCAACGGCGCCGTGGCTCGCCGCGGAAAAGTGCTCTCCGAAGTTACAAATACTCTTCTTCGCGACCGTTACTTCGCTGCACCTCCTCCCAAATCCTGCGGCCGGGAAGAATTCGGCGCCGATTACACTACGCGATTCCTGGCACTCTGCAAACAACACAGCAACTGCCCGGAAGACGCCATAGCCACAGCAACAGCCTTTACCGCCGAAACTATCGCCGATGCATGGCAACGTTTTGTCGCACCTCGCATCAACGGCCAACCCGTGGATTACATCGTTGCCGGCGGCGGTGCACAAAACCCCACGCTCATGCGCATGCTCTCCGAACGCCTTACTCCACTTGGCGCTCGTGTGCTCACCATCGATGAGACCGGTCTCCCCGCGCAAGCGAAAGAAGCCGCTGCCTTCGCTCTCCTCGCCTGGCAGACATGGCACTATCTGCCCTCGAATATCCCCGCTGCCACTGGAGCCTCCCGTCCCGCGATTCTCGGTCAGATCACCTATGCCTAA
- the nagZ gene encoding beta-N-acetylhexosaminidase, whose amino-acid sequence MTSLRQRVGQLLFVGLEGPSLSAVERAWLRLVAPSGVILFRRNIENVDQVRSLLREAQSLTPHSQFHSVDLEGGLVDRLRDLIAPMPSPAAVFASGKSRLFRRHGELIGAAAHLTGFNQTLAPVLDLALPSSAEVMRTRVVSDTPQEVVAYASAFLDGLARANVLGCGKHFPGLGGGTLDSHHAMPAIERSWPELWDNDLAVFRALAPRLPMVMVAHASYPLNESTEPASVSSFWIDRVLRRKIGFRGIVISDDMEMGGILTQRSIEDAAIEAIAAGTDVIEICKDPALILRAYESLLREAERSAAFRRRIENATRRIAALRRKLPAASLNRNISTARISRIRTAIHKFAEEIAR is encoded by the coding sequence ATGACCTCTCTCCGCCAGCGCGTTGGACAGCTGCTCTTCGTTGGCCTTGAAGGCCCGTCTCTCTCGGCTGTAGAACGCGCATGGCTGCGTCTCGTTGCGCCTAGCGGCGTCATTCTCTTTCGCCGCAATATCGAAAATGTCGATCAGGTTCGATCGCTGCTTCGCGAAGCGCAGAGCCTCACTCCACATTCGCAGTTCCACAGCGTCGATCTCGAAGGCGGCCTCGTCGATCGCCTGCGCGATCTCATCGCGCCCATGCCCTCACCGGCCGCGGTGTTCGCCAGCGGCAAATCACGCCTCTTCCGCCGCCATGGCGAGCTCATCGGAGCGGCGGCCCATCTCACTGGCTTCAACCAGACACTTGCCCCGGTCCTCGACCTCGCGCTGCCCTCCTCTGCCGAGGTCATGCGTACCCGCGTTGTCTCCGATACACCGCAAGAGGTCGTCGCATACGCCAGCGCTTTTCTCGATGGCCTTGCGCGCGCGAACGTACTCGGCTGCGGCAAACACTTCCCCGGCCTCGGTGGCGGCACGCTCGATTCGCATCACGCCATGCCAGCCATCGAACGCAGCTGGCCTGAGCTCTGGGATAACGATCTCGCTGTTTTCCGAGCTCTTGCCCCGCGCCTTCCAATGGTTATGGTGGCGCACGCATCCTATCCGCTCAACGAATCCACCGAGCCGGCATCGGTTTCATCATTCTGGATCGATCGCGTACTGCGCCGGAAGATCGGCTTTCGCGGCATTGTCATCTCCGACGACATGGAGATGGGCGGCATCCTCACCCAACGCTCCATCGAAGATGCTGCCATCGAGGCCATCGCCGCGGGCACGGATGTCATTGAGATCTGCAAAGATCCCGCTCTGATCCTCCGTGCCTACGAATCGCTTCTGCGTGAAGCCGAGCGCTCCGCAGCATTTCGCCGCCGCATCGAGAACGCGACCCGACGCATCGCCGCACTGCGCCGCAAACTGCCCGCTGCCTCACTGAACCGCAACATCTCCACAGCGCGCATCTCCCGCATTCGGACCGCCATCCACAAGTTCGCCGAGGAAATTGCCCGATGA